One part of the Magallana gigas chromosome 5, xbMagGiga1.1, whole genome shotgun sequence genome encodes these proteins:
- the LOC105339994 gene encoding kinesin-like protein KIF6 isoform X4, with the protein MPQIRTLCRIKPTAEYYPEFEASRNTLYLRVPEVLRENWENSVRGKANVSHEFNFDYIFKNTATQEEVFEVAAKEIIQAFLNGYNGTIFAYGQTGTGKTFTVEGSPKQYKLRGLEPRSLSMIYKELEKRTDEDISVHISYLEIYKETGFDLLSTGARTQSAVTPFPKVSVMEGSQGVWMVKNLSVHYAATEDVAQNLLLQGQANRRVAATAVHDRSSRSHAVFTIQLSSKKSDSDVVVKSKLHLVDLAGSERVSKTGAQGNLLNEAKCINLSLHFLESVIIALQGDSGSNDNKGRVSSAGHQRGRSKTRENGRPSTAEGLSRTGPRHVPYRNSLLTMVLRDSLGGNCMTCMIATISLEYRNLGETLSTCRFAGRVACIANSVNDPFVWRNEEVDEKALIKKLRKRVAELESELSCLLMAKEDVKFSIDMMNAKLTDEDKIQCNKVIKSYLDGKVADPVSEGITNPYKFRECMKILKKMILEGLGSSANPDDVPNFLMSSEEANDIRASSTPEKGNQVLKVHSDKRKNEEKTVQIPIPARNAWGEESYTTAPEPPLNRPHHRQRRRPHRPPQDTDEEGMRTAGESDAEPAPQKRSDAENLSTILRQSRSRNRRKYHSPFEKKRIKEIKKLNEKVETLQQTQISKEGELVKMKINMAEQELNLMEEQVRTKLNVTKEQLADQRAYLQQLKTVEADKQTIEREKTVEKQLRKKEAKATKKIEVIEEKRKQLVEHSEEVDKELTKAKPTVREQFGKYRKRDGSLNTRQVYDMLRSEEKKQEKIQNQLEHERMVMISQQLELKEAATRQKLQNFKELLRLSHSAGFPDGHVGHANDPRAVTAPGFGEGPERLKAREEVGLEDMHERTGSPERTLYTAATTHINNGLESRNIHTRESRAITQKEEPMDSRPVSRQSVRSTRSVIPDSEFYAKRKQEKDPTSRWESSYSRPSTACSQKQPEIDFIYMQPKKLDDSEDEIKYGLTDDVKSAREESRKSTARSKPPPAPSRSSNRIDDGLEDFETLIPSEYVHGMGTKDKFDGKKMGLSSTTFDAALASMLEAAEENVYFNHEDYDQYASTNKTRSYDRESPMDREMYAISQRSRENDIRAIYGSPLKSSKSMRQSRPKTQQKPVSYFSDDEDFDGRPRRSNSPSRVKRDKSLEDWERRMLQKNSARSSRKNSPLKKSKSNNYASNRYSTESEEEEVKKNPSSYRNWGPQTKNASIAGRLANFSIETPPPKNNADVNGEYYYPSRTNSLVIEESKFKSVTAVPDEEAESSFMGKVIEQRDRVNKIRQARKSAEVIQMAWRKYQEKKKHARW; encoded by the exons ATGCCGCAGATTCGCACATTGTGTCGAATCAAACCCACGGCGGAATATTACCCAGAATTCGAAGCCAGTCGGAATACTCTGTACCTGAGAGTACCAGAGGTCCTTAGGGAAAACTGGGAAAATAGCGTCCGTGGAAAGGCCAACGTCAGCCATGAGTTCAACTTTGATTACATCTTTAAGAACACTGCGACACAGGAAGAAGTGTTTGAAGTGGCCGCCAAAGAAATCATACAAG CCTTCCTGAATGGATACAATGGCACAATCTTTGCCTATGGACAGACAGGGACAGGAAAGACCTTCACTGTTGAGGGTAGCCCCAAACAGTACAAGCTTCGTGGACTGGAACCCAG GTCTCTGTCCATGATTTACAAAGAACTGGAGAAGAGAACTGACGAGGATATCAGTGTTCATATCTCCTACCTAGAGATTTACAAGGAAACAGGATTTGATCTTCTTAGTACAGGGGCCAGAACTCAGTCTGCTGTAACTCCATTTCCAAAG GTCTCTGTAATGGAGGGTTCCCAGGGGGTGTGGATGGTGAAGAATCTGTCCGTTCATTATGCCGCCACAGAAGATGTGGCACAGAACCTCCTGCTTCAGGGTCAGGCCAACCGCCGCGTAGCTGCCACTGCTGTTCACGACAGATCTTCGCGGTCCCATGCAGTGTTCACTATACAGCTGAGTTCAAAGAAGTCGGATTCGGATGTGGTAGTCAA GTCTAAACTTCACCTGGTGGATTTAGCAGGATCAGAGAGAGTGTCAAAGACTGGTGCGCAAGGAAACCTGCTGAACGAGGCCAAGTGTATTAACTTGTCCCTCCATTTCCTGGAGTCAGTGATCATCGCACTTCAAGGGGATTCTGGGAGTAACGATAACAAAGGAAGAGTGAGCAGTGCTGGACATCAGAGGGG GAGGTCAAAGACTAGGGAAAACGGACGACCCAGCACAGCAGAAGGTTTAAGCAGAACAGGTCCCCGCCATGTCCCCTACAGGAACTCACTGCTTACCATGGTCCTCAGGGACAGCCTGG GTGGTAACTGCATGACCTGTATGATAGCTACTATTTCATTGGAGTATCGTAATCTAGGAGAGACCCTATCTACCTGTCGATTCGCTGGCCGTGTGGCCTGTATTGCCAACAGTGTCAA CGACCCTTTTGTTTG GAGAAACGAAGAGGTTGATGAAAAAGCTTTAATTAAGAAACTACGAAAGCGTGTGGCAGAACTAGAAAGTGAACTATCATGTCTGTTAATGGCCAAG GAGGATGTCAAGTTTAGTATTGACATGATGAATGCCAAACTGACAGACGAAGACAAAATTCAGTGCAATAAGGTCATCAAGTCCTACCTTGATGGAAAGGTCGCAGATCCCGTTAGTGAAG GAATAACCAATCCCTACAAATTCCGAGAgtgcatgaaaattttgaaaaaaatgattctGGAAGGATTGGGCAGCAGTGCTAACCCAGATGATGTGCCAAACTTTTTAATGTCTTCTGAGGAAGCCAATGACATCAGAGCTAGCTCCACCCCAGAGAAAGGGAACCAGGTGCTGAAAGTACACTCTGACAAGAGGAAGAATGAGGA AAAAACGGTACAAATTCCTATCCCGGCACGGAATGCCTGGGGAGAGGAATCATACACTACTGCCCCAGAGCCACCCCTGAATCGTCCCCACCATCGACAGAGACGAAGGCCACATAGGCCCCCGCAGGACACGGACGAAGAGGGGATGAGGACGGCAGGAGAGAGCGATGCTGAGCCAG CTCCCCAAAAACGGTCAGATGCAGAAAATTTGTCAACAATCCTCAGGCAGAGCAGGAGTAGAAACAGAAGAAAGTACCATTCTCCTTTTGAGAAGAAACGAATCAAGGAAATCAAGAAATTGAATGAGAAGGTAGAGACTTTGCAGCAGACGCAGATCAGTAAGGAGGGGGAACTAGTCAAGATGAAAATCAACATGGCGGAACAGGAACTGAACCTCATGGAGGAGCAAGTCAG AACTAAACTGAACGTTACAAAGGAACAGCTAGCTGATCAGAGAGCTTATTTACAACAGCTGAAAACTGTTGAAGCTGATAAACAAACTATAGAGAGGGAGAAAACAGTAGAAAAGCAATTACGCAAGAAAGag GCAAAAGCCACAAAGAAGATTGAAGTGATTGAAGAGAAACGTAAACAGCTTGTTGAACACTCGGAGGAGGTGGACAAAGAACTGACCAAAGCCAAGCCGACCGTGCGGGAACAGTTTGGGAAGTACCGCAAGAGGGACGGCAGTCTCAACACCAGGCAGGTGTATGACATGCTGCGCTCTGAGGAAAAGAAACAGGAAAAG ATTCAAAATCAGCTTGAACATGAAAGAATGGTAATGATAAGCCAGCAACTAGAGCTGAAAGAAGCTGCAACTCGACAGAAGCTGCAGAACTTTAAGGAATTGCTGAGACTGTCCCACTCAGCAGGCTTTCCTGATGGACATGTTGGGCATGCTAATGATCCAAGGGCTGTGACTGCCCCAGGATTTGGTGAGGGACCAGAGAGACTGAAAGCCCGAGAGGAAGTTGGACTTGAGGACATGCATGAAAGGACCGGTAGTCCTGAGAGGACTTTGTATACTGCTGCTACCACTCATATCAATAACGGGCTGGAATCACGGAATATTCATACTCGAGAATCAAGGGCCATCACCCAGAAAGAGGAACCCATGGACAGTCGACCAGTATCTCGACAAAGTGTTAGATCGACAAGATCTGTTATTCCTGACAGTGAGTTTTATGCTAAACGGAAGCAGGAGAAGGATCCCACATCTCGCTGGGAGTCCTCTTATTCCCGGCCTTCCACAGCTTGTAGTCAGAAGCAGCCCGAGATTGATTTCATTTACATGCAGCCTAAAAAACTTGACGACAGTGAAGATGAGATCAAGTATGGACTAACAGACGACGTGAAGTCTGCGCGAGAGGAATCCAGAAAATCGACGGCAAGGTCCAAGCCCCCACCAGCACCGAGTCGGTCGTCAAACCGGATAGATGACGGATTAGAGGACTTTGAAACACTCATTCCTAGTGAATATGTGCATGGAATGGGAACAAAAGACAAATTTGATGGAAAGAAAATGGGTCTTTCTTCTACTACATTTGATGCAGCTCTTGCATCGATGTTGGAAGCAGCAGAGgaaaatgtgtattttaatcACGAGGATTATGATCAGTATGCAAGTACAAACAAAACGCGCTCTTATGACAGAGAGAGTCCCATGGACAGAGAGATGTATGCGATATCCCAGAGATCCCGAGAGAATGACATTCGAGCCATTTATGGTTCTCCTTTAAAAAGTAGCAAGAGTATGCGTCAGAGTCGTCCCAAGACGCAACAGAAACCAGTTAGCTATTTTTCAGACGATGAGGACTTTGATGGGAGACCCCGGAGAAGTAATTCCCCCTCTCGGGTCAAAAGAGATAAGTCTCTAGAGGACTGGGAGAGAAGAATGTTACAGAAAAACTCAGCAAGGAGCAGTCGTAAAAACTCCCCACTCAAAAAGAGTAAATCCAATAACTATGCATCTAATAGGTACTCAACTGAAAGTGAGGAGGAGGAGGTGAAAAAGAATCCGTCAAGTTACAGGAACTGGGGGCCACAGACCAAG AATGCTTCAATAGCAGGCCGCTTAGCTAATTTCTCCATTGAGACCCCTCCACCAAAAA ATAATGCAGATGTGAATGGAGAATATTATTATCCCTCGCGGACTAACAGTCTTGTGATTGAGGAATCGAAATTCAAATCAGTGACTGCTGTGCCTGATGAAGAAGCGGAGAGTTCATTTATGGGGAAAGTCATCGAACAGCGAGATCGCGTCAATAAAATTCGACAAGCCAGAAAATCGGCTGAAGTTATTCAGATGGCTTGGAGGAAATATCAAGAAAAGAAGAAACATGCCCGCTGGTGA
- the LOC105339994 gene encoding kinesin-like protein KIF6 isoform X2: protein MPQIRTLCRIKPTAEYYPEFEASRNTLYLRVPEVLRENWENSVRGKANVSHEFNFDYIFKNTATQEEVFEVAAKEIIQAFLNGYNGTIFAYGQTGTGKTFTVEGSPKQYKLRGLEPRSLSMIYKELEKRTDEDISVHISYLEIYKETGFDLLSTGARTQSAVTPFPKVSVMEGSQGVWMVKNLSVHYAATEDVAQNLLLQGQANRRVAATAVHDRSSRSHAVFTIQLSSKKSDSDVVVKSKLHLVDLAGSERVSKTGAQGNLLNEAKCINLSLHFLESVIIALQGDSGSNDNKGRVSSAGHQRGRSKTRENGRPSTAEGLSRTGPRHVPYRNSLLTMVLRDSLGGNCMTCMIATISLEYRNLGETLSTCRFAGRVACIANSVKFLRALTRNEEVDEKALIKKLRKRVAELESELSCLLMAKEDVKFSIDMMNAKLTDEDKIQCNKVIKSYLDGKVADPVSEGITNPYKFRECMKILKKMILEGLGSSANPDDVPNFLMSSEEANDIRASSTPEKGNQVLKVHSDKRKNEEKTVQIPIPARNAWGEESYTTAPEPPLNRPHHRQRRRPHRPPQDTDEEGMRTAGESDAEPAPQKRSDAENLSTILRQSRSRNRRKYHSPFEKKRIKEIKKLNEKVETLQQTQISKEGELVKMKINMAEQELNLMEEQVRTKLNVTKEQLADQRAYLQQLKTVEADKQTIEREKTVEKQLRKKEAKATKKIEVIEEKRKQLVEHSEEVDKELTKAKPTVREQFGKYRKRDGSLNTRQVYDMLRSEEKKQEKIQNQLEHERMVMISQQLELKEAATRQKLQNFKELLRLSHSAGFPDGHVGHANDPRAVTAPGFGEGPERLKAREEVGLEDMHERTGSPERTLYTAATTHINNGLESRNIHTRESRAITQKEEPMDSRPVSRQSVRSTRSVIPDSEFYAKRKQEKDPTSRWESSYSRPSTACSQKQPEIDFIYMQPKKLDDSEDEIKYGLTDDVKSAREESRKSTARSKPPPAPSRSSNRIDDGLEDFETLIPSEYVHGMGTKDKFDGKKMGLSSTTFDAALASMLEAAEENVYFNHEDYDQYASTNKTRSYDRESPMDREMYAISQRSRENDIRAIYGSPLKSSKSMRQSRPKTQQKPVSYFSDDEDFDGRPRRSNSPSRVKRDKSLEDWERRMLQKNSARSSRKNSPLKKSKSNNYASNRYSTESEEEEVKKNPSSYRNWGPQTKNASIAGRLANFSIETPPPKNNADVNGEYYYPSRTNSLVIEESKFKSVTAVPDEEAESSFMGKVIEQRDRVNKIRQARKSAEVIQMAWRKYQEKKKHARW from the exons ATGCCGCAGATTCGCACATTGTGTCGAATCAAACCCACGGCGGAATATTACCCAGAATTCGAAGCCAGTCGGAATACTCTGTACCTGAGAGTACCAGAGGTCCTTAGGGAAAACTGGGAAAATAGCGTCCGTGGAAAGGCCAACGTCAGCCATGAGTTCAACTTTGATTACATCTTTAAGAACACTGCGACACAGGAAGAAGTGTTTGAAGTGGCCGCCAAAGAAATCATACAAG CCTTCCTGAATGGATACAATGGCACAATCTTTGCCTATGGACAGACAGGGACAGGAAAGACCTTCACTGTTGAGGGTAGCCCCAAACAGTACAAGCTTCGTGGACTGGAACCCAG GTCTCTGTCCATGATTTACAAAGAACTGGAGAAGAGAACTGACGAGGATATCAGTGTTCATATCTCCTACCTAGAGATTTACAAGGAAACAGGATTTGATCTTCTTAGTACAGGGGCCAGAACTCAGTCTGCTGTAACTCCATTTCCAAAG GTCTCTGTAATGGAGGGTTCCCAGGGGGTGTGGATGGTGAAGAATCTGTCCGTTCATTATGCCGCCACAGAAGATGTGGCACAGAACCTCCTGCTTCAGGGTCAGGCCAACCGCCGCGTAGCTGCCACTGCTGTTCACGACAGATCTTCGCGGTCCCATGCAGTGTTCACTATACAGCTGAGTTCAAAGAAGTCGGATTCGGATGTGGTAGTCAA GTCTAAACTTCACCTGGTGGATTTAGCAGGATCAGAGAGAGTGTCAAAGACTGGTGCGCAAGGAAACCTGCTGAACGAGGCCAAGTGTATTAACTTGTCCCTCCATTTCCTGGAGTCAGTGATCATCGCACTTCAAGGGGATTCTGGGAGTAACGATAACAAAGGAAGAGTGAGCAGTGCTGGACATCAGAGGGG GAGGTCAAAGACTAGGGAAAACGGACGACCCAGCACAGCAGAAGGTTTAAGCAGAACAGGTCCCCGCCATGTCCCCTACAGGAACTCACTGCTTACCATGGTCCTCAGGGACAGCCTGG GTGGTAACTGCATGACCTGTATGATAGCTACTATTTCATTGGAGTATCGTAATCTAGGAGAGACCCTATCTACCTGTCGATTCGCTGGCCGTGTGGCCTGTATTGCCAACAGTGTCAA ATTTTTGAGAGCATTAAC GAGAAACGAAGAGGTTGATGAAAAAGCTTTAATTAAGAAACTACGAAAGCGTGTGGCAGAACTAGAAAGTGAACTATCATGTCTGTTAATGGCCAAG GAGGATGTCAAGTTTAGTATTGACATGATGAATGCCAAACTGACAGACGAAGACAAAATTCAGTGCAATAAGGTCATCAAGTCCTACCTTGATGGAAAGGTCGCAGATCCCGTTAGTGAAG GAATAACCAATCCCTACAAATTCCGAGAgtgcatgaaaattttgaaaaaaatgattctGGAAGGATTGGGCAGCAGTGCTAACCCAGATGATGTGCCAAACTTTTTAATGTCTTCTGAGGAAGCCAATGACATCAGAGCTAGCTCCACCCCAGAGAAAGGGAACCAGGTGCTGAAAGTACACTCTGACAAGAGGAAGAATGAGGA AAAAACGGTACAAATTCCTATCCCGGCACGGAATGCCTGGGGAGAGGAATCATACACTACTGCCCCAGAGCCACCCCTGAATCGTCCCCACCATCGACAGAGACGAAGGCCACATAGGCCCCCGCAGGACACGGACGAAGAGGGGATGAGGACGGCAGGAGAGAGCGATGCTGAGCCAG CTCCCCAAAAACGGTCAGATGCAGAAAATTTGTCAACAATCCTCAGGCAGAGCAGGAGTAGAAACAGAAGAAAGTACCATTCTCCTTTTGAGAAGAAACGAATCAAGGAAATCAAGAAATTGAATGAGAAGGTAGAGACTTTGCAGCAGACGCAGATCAGTAAGGAGGGGGAACTAGTCAAGATGAAAATCAACATGGCGGAACAGGAACTGAACCTCATGGAGGAGCAAGTCAG AACTAAACTGAACGTTACAAAGGAACAGCTAGCTGATCAGAGAGCTTATTTACAACAGCTGAAAACTGTTGAAGCTGATAAACAAACTATAGAGAGGGAGAAAACAGTAGAAAAGCAATTACGCAAGAAAGag GCAAAAGCCACAAAGAAGATTGAAGTGATTGAAGAGAAACGTAAACAGCTTGTTGAACACTCGGAGGAGGTGGACAAAGAACTGACCAAAGCCAAGCCGACCGTGCGGGAACAGTTTGGGAAGTACCGCAAGAGGGACGGCAGTCTCAACACCAGGCAGGTGTATGACATGCTGCGCTCTGAGGAAAAGAAACAGGAAAAG ATTCAAAATCAGCTTGAACATGAAAGAATGGTAATGATAAGCCAGCAACTAGAGCTGAAAGAAGCTGCAACTCGACAGAAGCTGCAGAACTTTAAGGAATTGCTGAGACTGTCCCACTCAGCAGGCTTTCCTGATGGACATGTTGGGCATGCTAATGATCCAAGGGCTGTGACTGCCCCAGGATTTGGTGAGGGACCAGAGAGACTGAAAGCCCGAGAGGAAGTTGGACTTGAGGACATGCATGAAAGGACCGGTAGTCCTGAGAGGACTTTGTATACTGCTGCTACCACTCATATCAATAACGGGCTGGAATCACGGAATATTCATACTCGAGAATCAAGGGCCATCACCCAGAAAGAGGAACCCATGGACAGTCGACCAGTATCTCGACAAAGTGTTAGATCGACAAGATCTGTTATTCCTGACAGTGAGTTTTATGCTAAACGGAAGCAGGAGAAGGATCCCACATCTCGCTGGGAGTCCTCTTATTCCCGGCCTTCCACAGCTTGTAGTCAGAAGCAGCCCGAGATTGATTTCATTTACATGCAGCCTAAAAAACTTGACGACAGTGAAGATGAGATCAAGTATGGACTAACAGACGACGTGAAGTCTGCGCGAGAGGAATCCAGAAAATCGACGGCAAGGTCCAAGCCCCCACCAGCACCGAGTCGGTCGTCAAACCGGATAGATGACGGATTAGAGGACTTTGAAACACTCATTCCTAGTGAATATGTGCATGGAATGGGAACAAAAGACAAATTTGATGGAAAGAAAATGGGTCTTTCTTCTACTACATTTGATGCAGCTCTTGCATCGATGTTGGAAGCAGCAGAGgaaaatgtgtattttaatcACGAGGATTATGATCAGTATGCAAGTACAAACAAAACGCGCTCTTATGACAGAGAGAGTCCCATGGACAGAGAGATGTATGCGATATCCCAGAGATCCCGAGAGAATGACATTCGAGCCATTTATGGTTCTCCTTTAAAAAGTAGCAAGAGTATGCGTCAGAGTCGTCCCAAGACGCAACAGAAACCAGTTAGCTATTTTTCAGACGATGAGGACTTTGATGGGAGACCCCGGAGAAGTAATTCCCCCTCTCGGGTCAAAAGAGATAAGTCTCTAGAGGACTGGGAGAGAAGAATGTTACAGAAAAACTCAGCAAGGAGCAGTCGTAAAAACTCCCCACTCAAAAAGAGTAAATCCAATAACTATGCATCTAATAGGTACTCAACTGAAAGTGAGGAGGAGGAGGTGAAAAAGAATCCGTCAAGTTACAGGAACTGGGGGCCACAGACCAAG AATGCTTCAATAGCAGGCCGCTTAGCTAATTTCTCCATTGAGACCCCTCCACCAAAAA ATAATGCAGATGTGAATGGAGAATATTATTATCCCTCGCGGACTAACAGTCTTGTGATTGAGGAATCGAAATTCAAATCAGTGACTGCTGTGCCTGATGAAGAAGCGGAGAGTTCATTTATGGGGAAAGTCATCGAACAGCGAGATCGCGTCAATAAAATTCGACAAGCCAGAAAATCGGCTGAAGTTATTCAGATGGCTTGGAGGAAATATCAAGAAAAGAAGAAACATGCCCGCTGGTGA